AAGGAGGAGTGGCTCGCCGGCTGCCGGCGGCGCATCGCCCCGGGCGGGTGCTTGATCTGGATCGATGTCTTCCGCGAGGCCGGGGAGAGCCGGTCGGACTACCTGGCCCACTACGGGGCCCGGGTGGGGAGCTGGAGCGACCTCAGCCCGCAGCAACGCCAAGCGGTCCTGGGACACATCCAGCGCTTTGACTACCCCGCCGAGCGGGGTGCCATTGAATCTATGGCGGCGGCCGCCGGCTGGTCATGGCAATGGGCCTGGCAAGGGCGCCACGGCGCCGAGGCCATGGCCGTGCTCAGCCCCGTTTAGCTGTGCTCGCGCAGGAAGCTGATCGTTCCCTGGAGTTCATCGGCGAACCGATCGATCTCCTCGAGCGTCGTCGTAAAGCTGAGGCTGGCCCGCGCTGAAGCGCTGAGGCCGTAATGGCGGTGCAGGGGCTGGGTGCAGTGGTGGCCGCTGCGAATGCAGATGCCCGCGGAGTCGAGCAGGGCCGAGATGTCGTTGGCATGGACACCCTCCACGTGGAAGGCCGCCAGCGCCGCCCGATCCGGCTGTTGCTCGGGTGTTGGCCCGAGCACGGTCAGGCCATCAATGGTCTGCAGCCGTGTAAAGAGATGGGCTGTGAGCTGCTGCTCCCAGGCGTGGATGCGATCAAGGCCCAAGGCCTGGAGGTAATCCAGGGCTGCCCCCATGCCGATCGCCTCGCCGATGGCGGGGGTCCCGGCTTCGAACTTGTGGGGCAGGCCGGCCCAGCTGCTGTGGTCCAGGTAGACGTCCTGAATCATCTCGCCGCCGCCGAGGAAGGGCGGCATCGCCTCGAGCAGGGCCTCTTGGCCCCAGAGGAAGCCCATGCCCGTCGGGCCGCAGAGCTTGTGGGAGCTGCCGACCAGGAAGTCAGCGCCCAAGTCTTTGACGTTGACCGGCAGGTGCGGAAGGCTCTGGCAGGCATCCACCAGCACCAGGGCACCAGCGGCATGGGCGAGGTCGGCCACCGCACGGATCGGGTTGAGGCAGCCCAGGGTGTTGCTGACGTGTACCAGGCTCACCAGCCGGGTGCGCTCGTTGATCTTGCTGCGCAGGTCCTCGAGATCCAGTTCACCGCTGCCTGTCAGTCCGGCGTGGCGCAGGA
This DNA window, taken from Synechococcus sp. LTW-R, encodes the following:
- a CDS encoding SufS family cysteine desulfurase, producing the protein MSSSAGLMSVPAVDLAAQTRQDFPLLAQKACLGQPLIYLDHAATSQKPRQVLEALQHYYDHDNANVHRGAHQLSARATEGFEGARAKAAAFVDASTPNEIVFTRNASEAINLVARSWGEANLRPGDEVLLTVMEHHSNLVPWQLLADRTGCVLRHAGLTGSGELDLEDLRSKINERTRLVSLVHVSNTLGCLNPIRAVADLAHAAGALVLVDACQSLPHLPVNVKDLGADFLVGSSHKLCGPTGMGFLWGQEALLEAMPPFLGGGEMIQDVYLDHSSWAGLPHKFEAGTPAIGEAIGMGAALDYLQALGLDRIHAWEQQLTAHLFTRLQTIDGLTVLGPTPEQQPDRAALAAFHVEGVHANDISALLDSAGICIRSGHHCTQPLHRHYGLSASARASLSFTTTLEEIDRFADELQGTISFLREHS